From Novosphingobium decolorationis, one genomic window encodes:
- a CDS encoding LysR family transcriptional regulator, with product MPAFSRFLRYFMAVGRLGSIRKAADELNLSASAIDRQILNVEAELGMPLFERLPTGLKLTAAGELMMASAHQWEKGMTEVRARIEDLRGLKRGHVEIAVIDALTRGYIPETVHRIQRDYPGITISLRVLDNDSVRRAVAEGEVDCGIMFDPQSLRELNVRAYVEVVLGFVTPPGHPFGAREEARFSQCVGEPIIAPGEPLAVGQQVALLEAATSVPLERRVTSDNIQMISALVRQGAGIGILTSLDVMTEVQEGRLQFTRIAEPLLRPMTLALCTASTRTPSYAAALVLREIGNGYTRLDHRSALAGFGTDTAREAGE from the coding sequence ATGCCGGCATTCTCGCGCTTCCTGCGCTACTTCATGGCCGTGGGCCGCCTCGGCTCGATCCGCAAGGCTGCGGACGAGTTGAACCTGTCGGCCTCGGCCATCGACCGCCAGATCCTCAACGTCGAGGCCGAGCTGGGCATGCCGCTGTTCGAGCGCCTGCCCACCGGCCTCAAGCTGACCGCGGCGGGCGAACTGATGATGGCCAGCGCCCACCAGTGGGAAAAGGGCATGACCGAGGTCCGCGCGCGGATCGAGGACCTGCGCGGGCTCAAGCGCGGCCACGTCGAGATCGCGGTGATCGATGCCCTCACCCGCGGCTACATTCCCGAGACCGTCCACCGCATCCAGCGCGACTATCCCGGCATCACGATCTCGCTGCGCGTGCTCGACAACGATTCGGTACGCCGCGCGGTCGCCGAGGGTGAAGTCGATTGCGGGATCATGTTCGATCCCCAATCGCTGCGCGAGTTGAACGTGCGCGCCTACGTGGAAGTGGTGCTCGGCTTCGTCACCCCGCCCGGCCATCCCTTCGGCGCGCGCGAGGAGGCCCGCTTCTCGCAATGCGTGGGCGAACCCATCATCGCGCCGGGCGAACCGCTTGCCGTCGGCCAGCAGGTCGCCCTTCTCGAAGCGGCCACCAGCGTGCCGCTTGAACGGCGCGTCACCTCGGACAATATCCAGATGATATCGGCACTTGTGCGCCAGGGCGCAGGGATTGGCATCCTCACCTCGCTCGATGTCATGACCGAAGTGCAGGAAGGCCGACTGCAGTTCACGCGCATTGCCGAACCGCTGCTGCGGCCCATGACGCTGGCATTGTGCACCGCCTCGACGCGCACGCCGTCCTATGCCGCGGCGCTGGTCCTGCGCGAGATCGGCAATGGCTACACCCGCCTTGACCACCGCAGCGCGCTGGCCGGTTTCGGGACAGATACGGCGCGCGAGGCGGGGGAATAG
- a CDS encoding phosphoribosyltransferase has protein sequence MDDTSEPQLQYLEYYEDFLAKVRVVSRKVADSDWMPDFVIGIGRGGLVPGCYVSHQLDVPMLSIDHSAKQPDFADELLAKLAVMSGEGKKLLFIDDINDSGGTIEFLRARLAELGADASFVRFAVIITNTSSRAKTDYWAQTIDRSHDKRWFVFPWESVSTRETITAEALSVPERLA, from the coding sequence ATGGACGACACGTCCGAGCCCCAACTGCAGTACCTCGAATACTACGAGGACTTCCTTGCCAAGGTGCGCGTTGTCTCGCGCAAGGTCGCCGACAGCGACTGGATGCCCGATTTCGTGATCGGGATCGGCCGCGGCGGCCTCGTTCCGGGGTGCTACGTCTCGCACCAGCTCGACGTCCCCATGCTCTCGATCGACCACTCGGCCAAGCAGCCCGACTTCGCCGACGAGCTCCTCGCCAAGCTCGCGGTGATGAGCGGCGAGGGCAAGAAGCTGCTGTTCATCGACGACATCAACGACAGCGGCGGCACCATCGAATTCCTGCGCGCGCGCCTTGCCGAACTGGGCGCGGACGCCAGCTTCGTGCGCTTTGCGGTCATCATCACCAACACCAGCTCGCGCGCGAAGACCGACTACTGGGCCCAGACCATCGATCGCAGCCACGACAAGCGCTGGTTCGTCTTCCCCTGGGAATCGGTCTCGACCCGGGAAACCATTACCGCCGAAGCGCTTTCGGTACCTGAAAGGCTTGCCTGA
- a CDS encoding TIGR00730 family Rossman fold protein has protein sequence MRICVYLGSSPGRNPIYRETAEQFGTLLAKRGIGLVYGGGEVGLMGVIADAVCAAGGEVIGVIPEALRAREKDHQGITELHVVKSMHERKALMAKLSDGFVTLPGGIGTFEEMFEAWCWSQLGYHAKPVGLLNVGDFYNGLIQFVDKIVSEGFLQDRHRDMLLVDDNPERLLDRIIEFIPPQTEHWLHEGEN, from the coding sequence ATGCGCATCTGTGTCTACCTCGGTTCCTCCCCCGGCCGTAACCCGATCTACCGCGAGACGGCCGAGCAGTTCGGCACGCTTCTCGCCAAGCGGGGCATCGGCCTTGTCTATGGCGGGGGCGAAGTGGGCCTGATGGGCGTGATCGCGGACGCGGTCTGCGCGGCGGGCGGCGAGGTGATCGGCGTGATCCCCGAGGCGCTTCGCGCGCGCGAGAAGGACCACCAGGGCATCACCGAGCTGCACGTGGTCAAGTCCATGCACGAACGCAAGGCACTGATGGCCAAGCTCTCCGACGGCTTCGTCACGCTTCCGGGCGGCATCGGCACGTTCGAGGAGATGTTCGAGGCCTGGTGCTGGTCGCAGCTGGGCTACCACGCCAAGCCCGTGGGCCTGCTCAACGTGGGCGATTTCTACAATGGCCTCATCCAGTTCGTCGACAAGATCGTTTCCGAGGGCTTCCTCCAGGACCGCCACCGCGACATGCTGCTGGTCGACGACAACCCCGAGCGCCTCCTCGACCGCATCATCGAGTTCATTCCGCCCCAGACCGAGCATTGGCTCCACGAAGGCGAGAACTGA
- a CDS encoding DUF4269 domain-containing protein — protein MDWRGILASSGLPDVLAAYDARVVGTFPLGLDVAGSDVDIVCHAPDAKAFAHELWARFAQSEHFALRQWTQGERAVIAQFSICDLPLEVFGAPVPVAMQAGWRHFEVERRLLALGGVAFHAAVREVRRSGVKTEPAFAQVLGLAGDPYARLFELASARDSQLRGTLAQAGFA, from the coding sequence ATGGATTGGCGCGGTATCCTCGCGTCGAGCGGATTGCCCGATGTCCTGGCGGCCTATGATGCCCGTGTGGTCGGCACCTTCCCGCTCGGACTGGACGTCGCGGGCAGCGATGTGGACATCGTTTGCCATGCGCCCGATGCGAAGGCGTTTGCGCACGAGCTTTGGGCGCGTTTCGCACAGAGCGAGCACTTCGCCCTGCGGCAGTGGACGCAGGGGGAGCGGGCGGTGATCGCGCAGTTTTCCATCTGCGATCTGCCCCTCGAAGTCTTCGGCGCGCCAGTGCCGGTCGCGATGCAGGCGGGGTGGCGCCACTTCGAGGTGGAACGGCGCTTGCTGGCCCTGGGTGGAGTTGCCTTCCACGCTGCGGTGCGAGAAGTGCGGCGCAGCGGGGTCAAGACCGAACCGGCCTTCGCACAGGTTCTGGGACTTGCAGGGGATCCTTACGCGCGGCTGTTCGAGCTGGCCTCGGCGCGCGATAGCCAACTGCGCGGCACTCTTGCGCAGGCGGGCTTTGCCTAG
- a CDS encoding nucleoside hydrolase, with protein sequence MHRRACAALALLVALFLAPVAALAAQAEEGAPRKVIIEDEGFALMHLMLLESRKINVVGITTVSGDVWANRATALALRGLELTDREDIPVAQGATFPLLNSEAATARWEGLYGKLVWKGAWMRDWVEPTVQSTPEYHGPFDPVELPGGNSHLQKSEEIAANFLIRMVHQYPGEITIVACGPLTNLALAQRLDPQFASLVGELVYMGGSFNPQQVLKDQSAAEFAREFENTPRREFNVAFDPEAASIVSRSPWRKLTVIPVDPSTATQRTPGLLARLEKAAPSKVAAFIAGLEPGFPLWDEIAAGYVLDPGIVTKADQLYVDYVTDFGPKYGATLSWHEHYQPGLGERKANVVLAIDPARLEDLMVTAMREGAQRQGN encoded by the coding sequence ATGCACAGGCGTGCCTGCGCTGCACTGGCGCTGCTTGTGGCCCTGTTCCTCGCGCCGGTGGCGGCTCTTGCGGCGCAAGCCGAGGAAGGGGCACCGCGCAAGGTCATCATCGAGGATGAGGGCTTTGCGCTCATGCACCTCATGCTTTTGGAAAGCCGCAAGATTAACGTCGTGGGCATCACCACGGTCTCGGGCGATGTCTGGGCCAACCGGGCGACGGCGCTGGCGCTGCGCGGGCTGGAGCTGACGGACCGCGAGGACATCCCCGTCGCGCAAGGGGCGACCTTTCCGCTTCTCAACTCCGAGGCGGCGACCGCGCGCTGGGAAGGGCTTTACGGCAAGCTTGTCTGGAAAGGCGCGTGGATGCGCGACTGGGTCGAGCCCACCGTGCAGTCGACCCCCGAATACCATGGCCCCTTCGATCCGGTGGAGCTGCCCGGTGGCAACTCGCACTTGCAGAAGTCGGAGGAGATCGCGGCGAATTTCCTGATCCGGATGGTGCACCAGTACCCGGGCGAGATCACGATCGTGGCCTGTGGGCCACTCACCAACCTCGCGCTCGCCCAGCGTCTCGATCCCCAGTTCGCAAGCCTGGTGGGCGAACTCGTCTACATGGGTGGCAGCTTCAATCCGCAGCAGGTGCTCAAGGACCAGTCCGCAGCGGAGTTCGCGCGCGAGTTTGAGAACACACCGCGCCGCGAGTTCAACGTCGCCTTCGATCCCGAGGCGGCGAGCATTGTTTCGCGCAGCCCCTGGCGCAAGCTGACGGTGATCCCGGTCGATCCCTCCACCGCGACCCAGCGCACGCCCGGACTTCTGGCGCGGCTGGAGAAGGCGGCGCCCAGCAAGGTCGCGGCGTTCATCGCAGGCCTTGAACCGGGCTTCCCGCTCTGGGACGAGATCGCGGCGGGCTATGTGCTGGATCCGGGTATCGTCACCAAGGCGGACCAGCTCTACGTCGATTACGTCACCGATTTCGGGCCCAAGTACGGTGCCACGCTGAGCTGGCACGAACACTACCAACCCGGTCTCGGCGAGCGCAAGGCGAACGTGGTTCTGGCAATTGACCCGGCGAGGCTGGAGGACCTGATGGTCACGGCCATGCGCGAAGGGGCCCAGCGGCAGGGCAACTGA
- a CDS encoding adenosine deaminase, with product MTDLDTFIARLPKAELHLHIEGSLEPELMFELARRNQVEIPYASVEEVRAAYAFTRLQDFLDIYYAGANVLRTRRDFHDMAMAYFDRAARDGVVHAELMFDPQTHTDRGIPFAEVIEGLLSAMEEARTKHGMTSCLILSFLRHLSEEAAFETLAAAEPWLDRIAAVGLDSSEVGHPPIKFAQVFAAAREKGLKLTAHAGEEGPPEYVYQALDLIDVDRIDHGNRALEDPVLTRRLADSGMTLTVCPLSNLKLCVIDDIVQHPIDAMLKAGLKATLNSDDPAYFGGYIADNYRAVAEARGLGREDLVTLARNSFTGSFLPEEDIARHLAAIDAFVAEVA from the coding sequence ATGACCGATCTCGACACGTTTATTGCAAGGCTTCCCAAGGCCGAACTGCACCTGCATATCGAGGGGAGCCTCGAGCCTGAGCTGATGTTCGAGCTGGCCCGCCGCAACCAGGTCGAGATCCCCTATGCGAGCGTGGAGGAGGTGCGCGCGGCCTATGCCTTCACCAGGCTTCAGGACTTCCTCGACATCTACTACGCAGGCGCCAATGTGCTGCGCACGCGGCGCGATTTTCACGACATGGCCATGGCCTATTTCGACCGGGCCGCGAGGGACGGGGTGGTCCATGCCGAGCTGATGTTCGACCCCCAGACCCACACCGATCGCGGCATTCCCTTTGCCGAGGTGATCGAGGGGCTGCTCTCGGCAATGGAGGAGGCGCGTACGAAGCACGGCATGACCAGCTGCCTCATCCTCTCCTTCCTGCGGCATCTGAGCGAAGAGGCCGCCTTTGAGACCCTTGCGGCGGCCGAGCCCTGGCTCGACCGGATCGCGGCGGTGGGGCTGGATTCCAGCGAGGTCGGCCATCCCCCGATCAAGTTCGCACAGGTCTTTGCTGCGGCGCGCGAAAAGGGCCTGAAGCTCACCGCGCACGCGGGCGAGGAGGGGCCGCCGGAATATGTCTACCAGGCGCTCGACCTGATCGATGTCGACCGGATCGATCACGGCAACCGCGCGCTGGAGGATCCGGTACTGACCAGGCGGCTGGCGGACAGCGGCATGACGCTGACGGTCTGTCCGCTCTCGAACCTCAAGCTCTGCGTGATCGACGACATCGTGCAGCACCCCATCGACGCCATGCTCAAGGCGGGCCTGAAGGCGACGCTCAATTCCGATGATCCGGCCTATTTCGGGGGCTACATCGCGGACAACTATCGGGCCGTTGCAGAGGCGCGCGGGCTGGGGCGCGAGGACCTGGTGACGCTGGCGCGCAACAGCTTCACCGGATCGTTCCTGCCGGAAGAGGACATCGCGCGCCATCTGGCTGCGATCGACGCCTTCGTCGCCGAGGTCGCCTGA
- the guaD gene encoding guanine deaminase produces MALRAFRGEFLSLTCDPRDAGPDGERAIRYEADGLLVVEDGIVVARGHHADLSGRFAQVPTERLPGLVVPGFIDAHVHYPQMDSMAAHGEQLLDWLERHIFPAEMAFAERAHADALAQAFLTEMLRNGTTSALVFATVHEHSVDALFEAALARRMRVISGKVLMDEGPEGLRDSVASGRAGSEALLRRWRGRGRLGYALTPRFALTSSDAQLADAGAFLAEHPEVLLHTHLAENVHECAAVASRFPDAADYLDVYDRFGLVGPRSVFAHGIHLPDRSCARLHESGAGIAVCPSSNLFLGSGHFDFGQADRFGVKLGLGSDVGAGTTFSLLHTAGLAYQAALAREDRLSPFRALYLATLGSAQLLGIADKVGALEVGQEADFVVLDPAATPLLARRTQDAPLAQRLFALQVLGDDRAVARTYVLGGCAWERTA; encoded by the coding sequence ATGGCCTTGCGCGCGTTCCGGGGGGAGTTCCTGTCGCTGACCTGTGATCCGCGCGATGCAGGGCCCGACGGTGAGAGGGCGATCCGTTACGAGGCGGATGGTCTGCTTGTGGTCGAGGACGGGATCGTCGTGGCGCGCGGGCACCATGCCGACCTGTCCGGGCGCTTCGCCCAGGTGCCGACCGAGAGGCTGCCCGGCCTTGTCGTGCCGGGCTTCATCGATGCCCACGTCCACTATCCGCAGATGGACAGCATGGCCGCGCATGGCGAGCAATTGCTCGACTGGCTGGAGCGCCACATCTTCCCGGCCGAGATGGCCTTTGCCGAGCGCGCCCACGCTGACGCGCTGGCGCAGGCATTCCTGACCGAAATGCTGCGCAACGGAACGACGAGCGCGCTGGTCTTTGCAACGGTCCATGAACACTCGGTCGACGCGCTGTTCGAGGCGGCGCTGGCGCGGCGCATGCGGGTCATCTCGGGCAAGGTGCTGATGGACGAAGGCCCCGAGGGCCTGCGCGACAGTGTCGCCTCGGGCCGGGCCGGGAGCGAGGCGCTGCTGCGGCGCTGGCGCGGACGTGGGCGGCTGGGCTATGCACTGACCCCGCGTTTCGCGCTGACCTCCAGCGACGCGCAGCTCGCCGATGCGGGCGCCTTCCTGGCCGAGCATCCCGAGGTTCTTCTGCACACGCACCTGGCCGAGAATGTCCACGAGTGCGCGGCCGTCGCGTCGCGTTTCCCCGATGCGGCGGACTATCTTGATGTTTACGACCGCTTCGGCCTCGTCGGGCCGCGCTCGGTCTTCGCGCATGGTATCCATCTGCCCGACCGGTCCTGCGCGCGCCTGCACGAAAGCGGGGCGGGCATCGCGGTCTGTCCCAGCTCCAACCTGTTCCTGGGGTCGGGCCATTTCGACTTCGGGCAGGCGGACCGTTTTGGTGTGAAGCTGGGGCTGGGCAGCGACGTCGGGGCGGGCACGACCTTCTCGTTGCTGCACACGGCGGGCCTTGCCTACCAGGCGGCGCTGGCGCGCGAGGACCGGCTTTCTCCCTTCCGTGCGCTGTACCTCGCAACACTGGGAAGTGCGCAGCTTCTGGGCATTGCCGACAAGGTCGGGGCGCTGGAGGTCGGGCAGGAGGCGGACTTTGTGGTGCTGGACCCTGCCGCGACCCCGCTTCTTGCACGCCGTACACAGGACGCTCCTCTTGCGCAGCGGCTGTTTGCGCTTCAGGTTCTGGGCGATGACCGGGCCGTGGCCCGCACCTACGTTCTGGGCGGGTGCGCCTGGGAAAGGACAGCATGA
- the xdhC gene encoding xanthine dehydrogenase accessory protein XdhC: MTQWIGWLQRLEAGPCAMVSVLATEGSAPRGGGTRMLVTARDQQGTIGGGQLEYRAVEQARAILDRPVGTWRVQDYPLGPLLGQCCGGRVRLLIEHLDPAGLDWLHEAEPGRMLETCFEDGAVRRRIHDRETATRQSARGDKPVAGARIIEPVGERPRPVYLFGAGHVGQAIAWHATGLPLQLAWFDIRPELADLDGVTIVDVEDIATCIEEAPPEAAIAILTHDHPLDYHLTLAALRRDPVAFVGLIGSSTKIARFRSRLKADGISDEALARLTTPIGVPGVKGKEPDVIAISVLAQLLQLRGQ; encoded by the coding sequence ATGACCCAGTGGATCGGTTGGCTGCAGCGTCTCGAGGCCGGCCCTTGTGCCATGGTTTCCGTGCTCGCGACCGAGGGCTCGGCACCGCGCGGGGGCGGCACGCGCATGCTGGTGACTGCGAGGGACCAGCAGGGCACCATCGGCGGCGGTCAGCTGGAATACCGCGCAGTCGAACAGGCGCGCGCGATCCTTGACCGGCCGGTCGGGACCTGGCGTGTGCAGGACTATCCGCTCGGGCCTCTCCTTGGCCAATGCTGCGGCGGGCGTGTGCGTCTCCTCATTGAGCATCTGGATCCCGCAGGGCTCGACTGGCTGCACGAGGCCGAGCCCGGTCGCATGCTGGAGACCTGCTTCGAGGACGGCGCGGTGCGGCGGCGCATCCATGACCGCGAGACGGCGACACGCCAGTCCGCGCGCGGAGACAAGCCGGTCGCGGGCGCGCGGATCATCGAGCCGGTGGGGGAGCGTCCGCGTCCGGTCTACCTGTTCGGGGCGGGGCATGTCGGGCAGGCCATCGCGTGGCATGCGACGGGCCTTCCGCTTCAACTGGCCTGGTTCGACATTCGCCCGGAACTGGCCGATCTCGACGGGGTGACCATCGTCGATGTCGAGGACATTGCGACCTGCATCGAGGAAGCGCCGCCCGAGGCGGCCATCGCGATCCTGACGCACGACCATCCGCTCGACTACCACCTGACCCTGGCCGCGCTGCGACGCGATCCGGTCGCCTTCGTGGGCCTGATCGGCTCGTCCACCAAGATTGCCCGCTTCCGCTCGCGCCTCAAGGCCGATGGTATCTCCGATGAGGCCCTCGCGCGCCTGACAACGCCCATCGGGGTGCCGGGGGTGAAAGGCAAGGAGCCCGACGTGATCGCGATTTCGGTGCTCGCCCAGCTTCTCCAGCTGAGGGGGCAGTAA